A stretch of the Arthrobacter sp. PAMC 25486 genome encodes the following:
- a CDS encoding HNH endonuclease signature motif containing protein: protein MSSRAFVPGDRDEEAAAQGVAALIAGITLPSIERFGSDNVALSGLPDCVLFPFPDPEPPSRASVARWVIADGMASLDEIRVLENAVAASKAAVVDRILGALAVESEATGLSRYQTGMAETGCVAEIAAALGIPERTAAALSAHAVNLQEHPKTWAALGLGVLSWRHALTILNELGTLGETPQVSVEDAAVFEGRLLLLAEGTTALRFANKARQARESLFPDSLDARVKEAFRGRKITNDPGRDGMNWVELHIPTIAANAIMVHCTRAARAVKADALERQREAVASGSGEDCTEYRTLDQLRADIASILLMGQELPANARHTTQNQNTNPDRDRNGSPGRNGSRGHNETGDESSDGAGYRTGFGGTASTGGSAGFTDSPNHGGRDGNPRPEGHEGSASVGDGVVISGFGRGSNEANQGVGYVPFGEKSAFGVTLEDEEPPWAHGLPDPVHSEVQLPELTGPTPKSQRSSDTGQSARAQLSIGDAGVGGGGESDGEALRETLETSGYPDADPDADSDAHADAVADEGPLEGTVVSTGSGDDDSGGPAASHTGARAAGHPAESSAEHGGGASGSHGAGPADGSAGHDDVPVEGFLVGDGSGYVDGRVDGIAEQPLRESQEQEAYLEQLTRLGGYPVLLDPPMPKALVLVKVSFLGLLGITDEPAELDDSTAGPVPLEIARKLLSGSNTFLRVLTDPITGEALPLEPQRYTLKDSERSVLQALAGGCYFPNCTNPVMDTELDHVQSFDSGGKSTMENLFPACRKHHALKHFKDDKDRKGNLRRWAEPWRTGLRLHGWTPRLCGDGRVGWVSPSGTYRAPECIKLQRPAYPKWLKKRLDKALTTPEGSQPMDMPAASTQPENSRPGGRSPDHADLASPLERSIFKYLRTHAK from the coding sequence ATGAGTAGTCGGGCGTTTGTCCCCGGGGACCGGGACGAGGAAGCAGCCGCACAGGGTGTGGCTGCACTGATTGCCGGGATTACGCTTCCTTCTATTGAACGCTTTGGGTCTGACAATGTTGCCCTGTCGGGGTTGCCTGATTGTGTGTTGTTTCCCTTTCCTGATCCGGAGCCGCCGAGTCGTGCGTCGGTGGCGCGGTGGGTGATTGCCGATGGGATGGCTTCGTTGGATGAGATTCGGGTGTTGGAGAATGCCGTGGCGGCGTCGAAGGCGGCGGTGGTGGATCGGATTCTCGGGGCGTTGGCGGTGGAATCGGAGGCGACCGGGTTGAGTCGATACCAGACCGGGATGGCTGAGACGGGTTGCGTGGCAGAGATCGCGGCAGCACTGGGCATCCCCGAACGCACCGCGGCCGCCCTGTCCGCCCACGCTGTGAACTTACAGGAGCATCCGAAGACCTGGGCGGCACTGGGGTTGGGCGTGTTGTCTTGGCGGCATGCGCTCACTATTTTGAATGAGTTGGGCACTCTGGGTGAGACTCCTCAGGTGTCGGTCGAGGACGCGGCCGTGTTTGAGGGACGGTTGTTATTGCTGGCTGAGGGGACCACGGCGTTGAGGTTCGCCAACAAGGCCCGGCAGGCGCGGGAGTCATTGTTCCCGGACTCGTTGGATGCCCGGGTGAAGGAAGCCTTCCGGGGCCGGAAGATCACCAATGATCCGGGCAGGGACGGGATGAATTGGGTGGAGTTGCATATTCCCACGATCGCGGCGAACGCGATCATGGTCCATTGCACCCGGGCGGCCCGGGCCGTCAAGGCCGACGCTCTGGAACGCCAGCGTGAGGCCGTCGCCTCTGGTTCCGGAGAAGACTGTACCGAGTACCGGACGCTGGACCAGCTCCGTGCCGACATCGCCTCCATCTTGCTGATGGGTCAGGAACTTCCGGCCAACGCCCGCCACACCACCCAGAACCAGAACACGAACCCTGACCGGGACCGCAACGGTTCCCCTGGTCGAAACGGTTCCCGCGGTCACAACGAGACCGGAGACGAAAGCTCTGACGGTGCCGGTTATCGTACGGGCTTCGGAGGCACCGCGAGCACCGGCGGCAGTGCCGGTTTCACCGACAGTCCCAACCATGGCGGCCGTGATGGCAATCCCAGACCGGAGGGTCATGAGGGCAGTGCCAGTGTGGGTGATGGGGTGGTTATCAGTGGTTTTGGCCGGGGCTCGAACGAGGCGAATCAGGGCGTGGGGTATGTTCCGTTTGGGGAGAAGTCTGCGTTTGGGGTGACCCTGGAGGATGAGGAGCCGCCCTGGGCTCATGGGTTGCCGGACCCGGTACACAGTGAGGTGCAGTTGCCGGAATTGACCGGCCCCACCCCGAAGAGCCAGCGAAGCAGCGATACCGGCCAGTCCGCCAGGGCGCAGCTCAGCATAGGCGACGCTGGGGTTGGGGGCGGGGGAGAGTCCGATGGCGAAGCTCTGCGGGAAACCCTGGAAACATCAGGCTACCCAGACGCTGACCCAGACGCCGACTCCGACGCCCATGCTGATGCCGTCGCTGACGAGGGGCCGCTCGAGGGAACAGTGGTGTCAACCGGCAGCGGTGATGATGACAGCGGCGGTCCTGCTGCCAGCCACACTGGCGCCCGCGCTGCTGGTCACCCCGCAGAATCTTCTGCTGAGCATGGTGGTGGTGCCTCGGGTAGCCACGGGGCAGGTCCCGCCGATGGCAGCGCCGGTCATGATGATGTGCCGGTGGAAGGGTTTTTGGTTGGTGACGGTTCCGGGTATGTGGATGGTCGGGTGGATGGGATTGCTGAGCAACCGCTGCGGGAGTCACAGGAGCAGGAGGCCTATCTGGAACAACTCACCCGTTTGGGTGGGTATCCGGTGTTGCTGGATCCGCCGATGCCCAAGGCGCTGGTGTTGGTGAAGGTTTCGTTCCTGGGGTTGCTGGGCATCACGGATGAACCGGCGGAACTTGATGACAGTACTGCCGGGCCGGTGCCGTTGGAGATCGCCAGGAAGCTGTTGTCCGGCTCGAACACGTTCTTGCGGGTGCTCACGGACCCGATCACGGGGGAGGCGTTGCCGTTGGAGCCGCAGCGGTACACGTTGAAAGATTCGGAGCGGTCCGTGCTACAGGCGTTGGCCGGTGGCTGCTATTTCCCGAATTGCACGAACCCGGTGATGGATACCGAGCTGGATCATGTACAAAGTTTCGACTCCGGTGGGAAGAGCACCATGGAGAACCTGTTCCCGGCGTGCCGGAAACATCATGCGCTGAAGCACTTCAAAGACGACAAGGACCGCAAGGGCAATCTGCGTCGGTGGGCGGAGCCGTGGCGGACCGGGCTCCGCCTGCACGGCTGGACACCCAGGCTCTGTGGTGACGGCCGGGTGGGGTGGGTGTCACCGTCCGGGACGTACCGGGCCCCTGAATGCATCAAACTCCAGCGCCCGGCCTACCCGAAATGGTTGAAGAAGCGCCTGGACAAGGCCCTCACCACCCCCGAGGGCAGTCAGCCCATGGACATGCCAGCCGCGAGCACGCAACCTGAGAATTCCCGTCCCGGTGGCAGGAGCCCGGACCATGCAGACCTTGCCAGCCCGCTGGAACGCAGCATCTTCAAATACCTCCGGACGCACGCGAAATAG